Within the Acidobacteriota bacterium genome, the region AGCCTGTTGGGCGGTGTAGTGGGTGCGGGTCTCGGGGCCCTGTTGGTAGATCTTCTGGTCAAGCTGGAGCCCAGCAATATTCCGCGACTGGACGAGGTCTCGGTGGATCCCATGGTGTTGCTCTTCACCGCCGGAATCGCCGCTTTGGCCGGCGTGCTCTTCGGTGTCCTTCCGGCCATTCAAGGCTCCCGCGTCCGGCTCACCGACGCTCTGAAAGAGGGGGGCTCACAGGCTAGCTCCGCTGGCGCGGCGAAGTATTTCCGGAGCGGCCTGGTGGTGCTCGAGGTCGCCTTGGCCATGATCCTCCTGATGGGGGCCGGCCTGACGATCCGCAGTTTCCAGAAGCTGCAGCAGGTGGATAGCGGTTTCGATCCGGAGGGCGTGGTGGTGGCCTCGTCGATCTTGTCGGAGGATCGCTACCAGGTGGACGCCCAGGTGTTGGGCTATATCGACAGCCTGCTGGAACGGCTGGAGGCCATGCCGTCGGTGCAGTCGGCGGGAATCGTTTCCACTCTGCCGCTGGACAATGCGCAGATTGACACGGACCTGTACATCGAGGGCTCACAGGCCCGCAACCTGCCACCTTTGGTCGGTCTCGACGCGGTGGCGGGGGATTACTTCCGGGCGATGGGGACGCAGGTGATCGCCGGGCGGACCTTCACCGATCAAGATCGCGAAGGCTCGCTCCCGGTGATGATCGTCAATCAGGCTCTGGCCGAGACCTTCTGGCCCGGCGAGAACGCGGTGGGCAAGTTGGGCCAGCTGACCGAATTCCCCGGCGTTCAGTGGCAGGTGGTGGGAGTGGTGGAGAATATCAAGCGCTTTGGTCTCGAGGCCGATAGCCGACGAGAGGTCTATCTGCCCTATCAGCAGTTCCCCAGCGAGCGAAGCTTCTACGTCGTGGGTCGTAGCGGTTCCGACGGTACCGCCTCTCTCAGTCGGGATCTGCGGGCCGCGGCCCAAGAGATAGACCGCGCCCAGCCCCTGCAGGGGGTGACCGTGATGGAGGAATTGGTTTCCGAATCGCTCGCACCCCGCCGCTTCAACACCTGGCTCATCGGCATCTCGTCGGTGGTGGCACTGATCCTGGCCCTGGTAGGTATCTACGGAATCTTGGCCTACACGGTGACCCAGAGTCAGCGCGAGATCGGAGTGCGGATGGCGTTGGGCGAACAGCGCGTCTCGGTTCTGCGGCTGTTTCTGCGCCGGGGAATCCTGCTCACCGCTCTGGGTTTGTTGATCGGCATTGTCGGCACCCTTTTCCTCGCCGAGCTCATTTCGCGCCTGCTCTTCGAGGTGGGGGTCGCAGACCCGGTGACGTTGGTGGTGGTCTCGGTGATTTTCCTCCTTGTTGCGGCCTTGGCTAGTTACGTGCCCGCCCGTCGGGCCACCAAGGTCGATCCGATGGTCGCGCTACGTTACGAGTAACCACTCCTGGCTCTGCTGAGCGACTCTCAGCAGCGGCTATAGGTTCTGCAAGGTTGTTATGGCTTCCGGAATCCATCGGTCGGCCCAGCGAGAGGTTTCTTCCCTGGTCGAGCTGCTGCGCCGGCGCGCCGCCCTCGCGCCGGAAGTGCCGGGTTATATCTTCCTGCTCAACGGCGAGGAGGAGGAGAGCCGCCACACTTACGCCGAGCTCGACCGGTCGGTGCGCCGGCTGGCCGCTCGTCTGCAGGCGGCAGGGGCCGAGGGGGAGCGGGTTCTGCTGCTCTTCCCGCCGGGCATCGACTTCGTCACTGCCTTCTTCGCCTGCCTCTACGCCGGCGCCGTGGCGGTGCCTTCCTACCCGCCGCGGCCGCGCCAGGACCAGCCCCGGCTGCAGGCCATCGCCGCCGACGCCCGGCCCAAGGTGGTGCTCACCACCGAGGTGCTCTTCGCCCGCACCGGCAAATGGCTCGACGGCGTGCCGGACCTCGCCGGCGTCACCTGGATGACCATCGACGGAGAGGAAGCCGCCGGGGCTTCCGAGGAAGACTGGCGGCCGGTGACGGTGGGCCGCGATTCTCTGGCCTTCCTGCAATACACCTCCGGCTCCACCTCGACCCCCAAGGGGGTGATGGTGAGCCACGGCAATCTGCTGCACAACGAGGAGCTCATCACCCAAGGCTTCGGCCATCAGGGGGACGAGCTCATCGTCGGCTGGCTGCCCCTCTACCACGACATGGGGCTGATCGGGAACGTGCTGCAACCCCTGTATCTGGGCGTGCCCTGCGTGCTCATGTCTCCCATGGCTTTCCTTCAGCGGCCCCTGCGCTGGCTCAAGGCCATCGAGGCCTACGGCGCCAGCACCAGCGGCGGTCCCAACTTCGCCTACGAGCTGTGCGTCGCCAAGACCAGCGAGGAGCAGCGCGCCGAGCTCGACCTGAGCCGCTGGCAGGTGGCCTTCAACGGCTCCGAGCCGATCCGCGCCGACACCCTGGACAGCTTTGCCCGGGCCTTCGAGGTCAGCGGTTTTTCCCGCGACGCCTTCTTCCCCTGCTACGGCCTGGCGGAGGCCACCCTCTACGTCACCGGCAGCCGTCCGCGGCGGGGATTCGTGGAGAAGGATTTCGATCCCGAGGCCCTGGAGCGCAACCGCGTCGCTTCAGCCAGTGTCGAGAGCGCCTCCCGGCGGCTGGTGAGCAGCGGCGTGAGGGCGGTGGAGACGGATCTGCGCATCGTCGACCCGGAGACCCTGGAGGAATGTCCGGGAGACCGGGTGGGGGAGATCTGGGTTGCCAACGCCAGTGTCGCCGGCGGCTATTGGCGGCGCGAAGAGCAGAGCGAGGAGACCTTCGCCGCCCGCATCGCCGGGGATCCCGACGCCGGCCCCTTCCTGCGCACCGGTGATCTGGGTTTTCTGGATGAAGGGGAGCTCTACGTCACCGGCCGGATCAAGGATCTGCTCATCCTCCGCGGCCGCAACTACTACCCCCAGGACATCGAGCTGGCTTCGGAGCTCAGCCACGAGCTGCTGCGCCGGGACAGCTCCGCCGCCTTCGCCGTCGAGGAAGGCGGTGAGGAGCGGCTGGTGGTGGTGGCGGAGATCGACCGCCGCAACGAGGACAAGGCGCCGGAAGCGTTGGCGGCCATCCGGCGGGCGGTCTCCGAGCAGCTGGAGCTACGGGCGGAAGAGGTGGTCATCGTCCGCGCCGGCACCATTCCCAAGACCACCAGCGGCAAGATCCAGCGCCACGCCTGCCGCCGCGGCTTCCTCGACGGCTCTCTCTTTGTGGTGGATCGCAGCGCCCTCGCCACCGAGGTTCCTGACGAGCCTTCGGAGCCTCAGGAGGACACCGAGGCACCGGCGCCGGAGCGGGCCCTGGATTGGGATGCTCTGGAGGCGCTGCCGGAGAGCGAGCGCGCTGCGGCCCTCACCGCGGATCTGCGCCGCCGGGCTGCCCGCCTGCTGCGGCTGCCGGCGGCGGAGGTGCCCACCGACGCTCCGGTCACCGGCCTCGGTCTCGACTCGCTGGCGGCGGTGGAGCTGAGCCACGAGCTGGAGACCGCCTACGGCGAAGCGCCGAGTCTGGTGGAGCTACTGGAAGGCCCGACCTTGGAAGAGCTGGCCCAGCAGCTGCTGCAGCTCGCCGGGGAGAAGCGGCCCGCGGCCGCCGTGCCGGTGCTGGAGGCGGGGCTGGCGGAAGAGCCAAGGGACGACGATGGGGCGGGGGATCTTCTGTCGGCGGAGCTGTTGTCCGCAGGGCAGCGGGCCCTGTGGTTCCTCGACCGCCTGGCTCCCGACGCCGGCGCCTACAACATCGTCGCGCCGGCGCTGGTCCGGGAGAAGCTGGATCCGGCGGCGTTGGAAGCTGCGATGCGCGACCTGGTGGTCCGTCACCGGGCCCTGCGCAGCACCTTCGAGGACCACGACGGCGAGCCCCGGCGGCGGATTCGAGATCTCGACGCGGACGCGGCGGCGGCGGTGGACTTCGCCGTCGAAGACGCCGCCGGCTGGGACCGGCAGCGCCTGCAGCACGCCCTGGGCAGCGCCGCCTTCCGACCCTTCGATCTGAAGGCCGGCCCGCTGGTGCGCCTGCGGTTGTGGACCCGAGGCGAGGAGCCTTCGCTGCTGCTGGTGGCGGTGCACCACCTGGTGGCGGATTTCTGGTCCATGGCGGTCCTGCTCGAAGAGCTGGGAGGCCTCTACGGTCATCATGCTCATGGGGCTTCTTCGGACGGCGAGGAACTCTCGCTGGTGGAGCTGCCGCTGACCTACGACGACTTCGCCGCCTGGCAGCGGGCGATGCTGGCGAGCCCCCGCGGGGAAGAGCTGTGGGAGTTTTGGAGCCAGCGCCTGGGGGGCGATCTTCCGGTCCTCGACCTGCCTACGGACCGGCCCCGCCCGCGGCTCCAGACCTACGACGGCGCGGCGGTTCACGAGCTCTTGGACCCGCAGCTGGCGGAGCGACTGGAGAGCCTGGGCAAGGAGCGGGGAGCGACTCTCTTCGTCACCTTGCTGGCGGCATTCCAGATGCTGCTGGCCCGTTACTCCGGGCAGCGGGAGGTGGTGGTGGGCAGTCCCACCGCCGGACGCACCGACCCGCGGCTGCGCCAGCTGGTGGGCTATTTCGTCAACCCCGTGGCGCTGCGTCAGGAGGTAGAAGGGGATGCTTCCTTCTTCGACCTGCTGGGGAGCCTGCGCCGCGGCGTGCTGGAAGCGTTTGACCATCAGGATTACCCTTTCCCCCTCCTTGCTGAGCGCCTGCAGCCGGATCGCGACCCCAGCCGCTCCCCGATTTTTCAGGCCCTCTTCGTCTTCCAGCGCACCCTGCGCCAGGGCCTCGACCACCTGGGGGCCTTCTCCCTCGGCGTGCCGGGCTCGCGCCTGGCCCTGGGAGAGCTGCGGCTGGAGTCCACCGAGCTCGACGAGCGCCGTGCCCAATTCGATCTGAGCCTGGGGGTGGCGGCGGTGGCCGGCGGGCTGGCCTTGGTGCTGGAGCACAACCGCAACCTCTTCGACCGCACCACCGCCGCCCGCATGCTCGGCCACTACCGCAACCTGCTGCGGGCCGCCGCCGATGCTCCGGATATCGCCGTCGGCGACCTGCCGCTGCTGGCGCCGGAGGAGCGGCAGCAGCTCCTGGTGACCTGGAACGCCACCGAGGCAGAGGTTCCCGTCTTGTCGGAGATGGCGGGTGCTGAAGGGATGACAGAGGAGTCCTCCCTGCATCTGCTGAGCCTCTTCGAAGCCCAGGCTCGCCGCACTCCCGACGCGCCGGCGGTGGTGCGCCGGGGCGAGACCTGGACCTACGCTCAGCTCGATGCCCGGGCCGAGGCTCTGGCCGCTGCCCTGCGGGCCTGCGGTCTGCCGCCTCGGGGCCGCGTGGGAGTGTGCCTCGACCGCGAGCTGCCGCTGGTGGCGGCGCTGCTGGCGAGCTGGAAGGCCGGCGGTGCCTACGTGCCCCTGGATCCGGCCTACCCGCGGGAACGGCTGGACTTCATGCTCGAAGACAGCGGCGCCGCGGTGGTGCTGACTCAAGAGCGCCATCGTTCTCTTTTCCCGCAGGATTCGGAGCAGGCCGGCTATCGGGTGCTCGAGGTCGACGGCCAGCTGCCGACGGTGGCGGAAGGTTCCGCTGCGCGGCCCCGGCACTCCGAGCACCTGGCCTACGTCATCTACACCTCCGGCTCCACCGGCCGACCCAAGGGCGTCGCCATCGAACATCGCAACGCCGCCCAGATGGCCCATTGGGCGCGGCGCCTCTTCGAGCCCGAGGAGCTCACCGCCGTGCTGGCGGCCACCTCGGTGTGCTTCGATCTGTCGATTTTCGAGCTCTTTGTGCCCCTCACCGGCGGCGGTCGGGTGGTGCTGGTGGCCAACGCCCTGGAGCTGGCGGAGCTCGGCGCCGAGGAAGCGGCGGCGCTGGACGTGACCCTGATCAACACCGTGCCCTCGGCCATGACCGAGCTGGTGCGGCTGGAGGCGGTGCCGGAGTCGGTGCTCACCGTCAACCTCGCCGGCGAGCCGTTGAAGCAGAGTCTGGTGGAGGCCATCTACGCCGGCAGCTCCGCCCGGCGGGTCTACAACCTCTACGGCCCGTCGGAGGATACGACCTACTCCACCTGGGCGCTGCAGAGCCGCGGCAACCAGCGTGGCCCGGCCATCGGCCGTCCCATCTCCAACACCCGTGCCTACCTCCTGGATCGCCGCGGCCATCCGGCGCCGGTGGGGGTACCGGGAGAGCTCTATCTCGGCGGCGCCGGCGTCGCCCGGGGTTACCTGGGGCGCCCGGGGCTCACCGCCGAACGCTTCCTGCCGGATCCGTTCTCTCCTGTGGCGGGCTCTAAGGGGGTCGGTGGCCGCATGTACCGCACCGGCGATCTGGTGCGCTGGCGCGCCGACGGCGAGATGGATTTCCTCGGTCGTATCGACCATCAGGTCAAGGTGCGGGGTTTCCGCATCGAGCTGGGGGAGATCGAAGCCGCCCTGCTGGGCCACGACGAGATCGGCGAGGCGGTGGTGATGACCCGCGATCTGGGCGCCGCCGAGGTCGCTCTGGTGGCCTTCGCCGGGGTCGCCGGGGACGAGATCCCCGCAGGTCTGGAAGAGGAGCTCCGGCGCCACCTGCGCCAGCGGCTGCCGGAGTTCATGGTGCCGTCGGCGCTGGTGCTGATGGCAGAGCTGCCCCTGCTGCCCAACGGCAAGGTGGACCGCAAGGCCCTGGCGGCGCGGCCGGTAGAGCTCGCCGGGGAGGCCGGCAGCGCCGAGCGTACCGCTCCCCGCACGCCGCTGGAGGAGCGCCTGGCGGAGCATTGGAGCGACCTCCTGGGCCTCGAAGCGGTGGGGGTCCACGACGACTTCTTCCGTCACGGCGGCCACTCCCTGCTGGCCACCCGCCTGGTGGCTCGGGTGCGTGCCGTGGAGGGCGTGGACCTGCCCCTCTCCAGCATCTTCGAGGCGCCGACGGTGGCGTCCCTGGCCCAGCGGGTGGAGGAGGCTCTGAGCCCCGAGGCCGGCCCGAGCTCCGAGGGCGAGCCGCTGACGGTGACCACCGGAGATGTTGGCTCCGAAGACCCGCCGCCCCTCTCCGAAGCCCAGCAGCGCCTGTGGTTCCTCGACCGCATGGCCCCCGGCAATCCCGCCTACAACCTGCCGGCGGCGGTGCATTTGGAGGGCCCGCTGCAGCCCGAGGCCCTGGCGGCGGCGGTGAGCGAGATCGTCGCCCGCCACCGCGCCCTGCGCTCCACCTTCGGCGAGCGCAGCGAAGGGGAGCACCGCGGTGAGGCGGCCCAATTCGTCCAGCCGGCGGCGCCGGTGCCGCTGCCGGTGGTGGATCTCCGAAGCTTGAGGGAGAACGCCGGCGAGGCGGCCCCTCAGCTGGCTCGGGAGCTGGCCCAGCGGGAAGCCGCCCGTCCCTTCGACCTCACCCGCGGGCCCTTGCTTCGGACTGTGTTGCTGCGCCGGGGAAGCGACTCCCACAGCCTGCTGGTCAACCTCCATCACATCGCCGCTGACGGCTGGTCGGTGGACGTCTTCCAGCGCGAGCTCTCGGAGCTCTATGCAGCGTTCCGGAACGGGGAAGGCTCCCCGCTGCCTCCGCTGCCGGTGCAATACGGCGATTACGCCGCCTGGCAGCGTCGGCGCCTCGACGGCGGCGAGCTGGACGCCCAGATCGACTTTTGGCGCCGCCGCCTGGCGGGGGCGCCGGCGGCCCTGGAGCTGCCCACGGACCGGCCCCGGTCGGCGTCCAAGACCTACGCCGGCGGCAGCTGGTGGTTCCGCCTGCCGGCGGGGCTGGATCGGCGGGCGGAGGAGCTGGGGCGGGACCGCCGGGCCACCTCCTTCATGGTGCTGCTGGCGGGCTACGCGGCGCTGCTGGCCCGGGAGAGCGGCCAGCGGGATCTGGTCCTGGGCACCCCCATCGCCAACCGCGGCCGGGTGGAGCTGGAGAGGCTCATCGGCTTCTTCGTCAGCACCCTGGCGCTGCGCCTCGACCTCGCTGGCGACCCCAGCTTCGAGGAGCTTCTGGGGCGGGTGCGGGAGCGCACCCTGGAGGCCTTCGCCCATCCCTCGGTGCCTTTCGAGCGGCTGGTGGAAGAGCTGCAGCCGGAGCGCGACGCCGGCCGTGATCCCCTGGTGCAGGCGGTCTTCGTGGTGCAGGAGCCGGCGGGGCGCACCCTCTCCCTGCCGGGGCTCGAGAGCTCCGTCGAGGAGCTGGTCAACGGCACCGCCAAATTCGACCTCACCCTCTTCCTGGAGCATCGCCGGGACGGCCTGGCGGGGCGCATCGAATACAACCGGGATCTCTTTGACGGCACCCGCATGGGGCGGTTGGCGAAGCATCTGGAGGTGCTGCTGACGGCGGCGGTGGAGGAGCCCCGGGCGCCCTTGTCCCAGCTGCCGTGGCTGAGTGCCGCCGAGCGCCATCAACTGCTGGTGGAGTGGCGTCGGCCGTCGGCGGAGCTGGTGGAGGAGCGTCCCGTCTCCGCCCTCTTCACCGCTGTCGCCCAGGCTTCGCCGGAGGCGCCGGCCCTGGCTTGGGACGCTCAGATCTCGGGCAATGGGCAGCAGAAGCTCCCGGAGAAGCCCCCGGAGAAGCTTGAAGCCCTCAGCTACCGCCGCCTCGCCGCCCGGGTCTACCGCCTGGCCCGCTATCTGCGGCGGCAGGGCGTTCAGCGGGGAGATCGGGTGGGCGTCGCTCTGGAGCGCTCGCCGGAGCTGATCACCGCTCTCCTGGCGGTGCTCGAAGCCGGCGCCGCCTACGTGCCCCTGAACCCCCGGGATCCGGCACCGCGGCTGGCCCTCATCGCCGAGGACACGGGGCTGGGCCTGATGCTCACCGAGGCCGGCGCCGTCGACGCGCTGGCGGCGGCGCTGCCGCAGGAGCTCGCCGGCGGGGCCCGTACGGTGCTCCTCGACGACGGGAGCGAGCCCTGGCAGCGGCTGCCGGCGGAGCCCTTGATCTCGGCCCAGGGAGAGACCACCGAGGAGGGCCACGGCGTTCCGGGGCCGGCGGACCTGGCCTACATCGCCTACACCTCCGGCTCCACCGGCCGGCCCAAGGGCGTGGCGGTGCCCCACGGCGCGGTGGTGAGGCTGGTGCGCGGCGCGAGCTTCGCCGATCTGGGCCCCGAGGAGACCTTCCTGCAGCTGGCGCCGGTATCCTTTGACGCTTCGACCCTGGAGATCTGGGCACCCTTGCTCAACGGCGGCCGCCTGGCGCTGATGCCTCCAGGAGCGCCGTCCCTGGAGGAGTTGGGGGCGGCCCTGGGGCGCTTCGAGGTCAGCACCCTGTGGCTCACCGCCGGGCTCTTCCACTTGATGGTGGACGAGCGGGTGGAGGATCTGCGCGGCCTGCGCCAGCTGCTGGCCGGCGGCGACGCCCTGTCGGCGCCGCGCATCCGGCGGGTGCTGCACCGGCTGCCGGGGCTGAAGGTGATCAACGGCTACGGCCCGACGGAGAACACCACCTTCACCACCTGCCATCCCATGACCTCCGACGCCGACCTGCTGCCGGAGTCGGCGCCGGTGGGGCGGCCCATCCACCGCACCGAGGTCTTGGTCCTCGACGGCGACGGCGAGCCCATGCCGGCGGCGGTGCCCGGGGAGTTGCTCACCGGCGGCGAAGGGCTGGCCTGGGGCTATTGGAACCGTCCGGCCCTTACCGCCGCCAGCTTCGTCCCCCATCCCCGGCCCCGCACTCC harbors:
- a CDS encoding ABC transporter permease; its protein translation is MGSLIQDIRLAVRMLWKRPIFTLVAVLALALGVGANTAVFSLINGVLLRPLDFEKPQQLYMLWRSVPDEGIEADLVAPGNFLDWRDQSSAFRDMAAFNLRGLRMRVGEESQFVSGALVTPSFFQMLGVQPSKGAGFTLREPTDAPVYEAVLSHRVWQRNFGSDPNIVGTELLIDDRSHTVTGVLPQGFSFFADVDVWVPMFFTPEDRARRGDVFLWALGRLKDGITEEQAREDLNGIARRLGDQYPGTNLGVRVQIDSLHTFWVGDVQQTLPLLMGVVFLVLLVACANIATMMLSRALERRREMALRRSLGAGRGRLIRQTFVESIVLSLLGGVVGAGLGALLVDLLVKLEPSNIPRLDEVSVDPMVLLFTAGIAALAGVLFGVLPAIQGSRVRLTDALKEGGSQASSAGAAKYFRSGLVVLEVALAMILLMGAGLTIRSFQKLQQVDSGFDPEGVVVASSILSEDRYQVDAQVLGYIDSLLERLEAMPSVQSAGIVSTLPLDNAQIDTDLYIEGSQARNLPPLVGLDAVAGDYFRAMGTQVIAGRTFTDQDREGSLPVMIVNQALAETFWPGENAVGKLGQLTEFPGVQWQVVGVVENIKRFGLEADSRREVYLPYQQFPSERSFYVVGRSGSDGTASLSRDLRAAAQEIDRAQPLQGVTVMEELVSESLAPRRFNTWLIGISSVVALILALVGIYGILAYTVTQSQREIGVRMALGEQRVSVLRLFLRRGILLTALGLLIGIVGTLFLAELISRLLFEVGVADPVTLVVVSVIFLLVAALASYVPARRATKVDPMVALRYE